The following are encoded together in the Deltaproteobacteria bacterium genome:
- a CDS encoding Rrf2 family transcriptional regulator, with the protein MKLSTRARYGVRLMVALALNYGKGTVFLKDIAKGENISEKYLSLIIIPLRRVGLVNSIRGAYGGYSLAKEPSQITMKEIVDVLEGDCSLVDCVKNPSTCPRVPICASHDIWAIIGGKISETLSSITLDMLVKMNQEKAGKAMMHNI; encoded by the coding sequence TGATGGTGGCGCTGGCGCTTAATTATGGCAAAGGCACGGTATTTCTCAAAGATATCGCAAAAGGGGAGAATATTTCCGAGAAGTACTTGAGTTTGATTATTATACCGTTGAGAAGGGTCGGCTTGGTGAACTCTATCCGGGGGGCGTATGGAGGATACAGCCTTGCGAAAGAACCGTCACAGATTACCATGAAAGAGATTGTAGATGTTTTGGAAGGAGATTGCTCTCTTGTTGACTGTGTCAAGAATCCTTCCACTTGTCCAAGGGTGCCAATCTGTGCGAGCCATGACATCTGGGCGATTATAGGCGGGAAAATTTCAGAGACCTTAAGTTCGATTACCCTGGATATGCTGGTCAAAATGAATCAGGAAAAAGCGGGAAAGGCAATGATGCATAATATTTGA